In Gammaproteobacteria bacterium, the sequence ACCGGTGAATATCACCCGATGCAGCTGGAGCATCGCGTTCACATCGGCGACCGGATTCTGCACATTGGGGTGTTCCGCGGGGAGAAATATGACCCGGATCTCGCCGACCTCATCAGGAATTCTTTCACACCCACCGCCCGGGGCAATGAACTCGAAGAACGCCTCAGGATCGTGAAAGGTGATACTTTCCTCTTTGAATTCTGCGTCACCGGCCCTGGCAATGAACTCAACCGCAAGCACTGGGTGCATAACCCCTCCTCTATTTATAGAATCTCTCTTACTCTCTTTGGTAATGATAGACCCCATTGGCCAGAGTGGTAGCCGGGCATCGGCCATAACGCGGCAATTGCCGGTTCGTGTGTCGGCCTGGCTCAACAGCCGGCCCGCTGTTGCAGGCCCTGTTGCTGTCTCTACTGCTGCGAATCGCCCTCGACTTTCAGGCGCACACGCAGCGCCCTGAAGGTCTCCTTGTCCAATGCATCCGGGGCCAGCGTAAACGACAACAGGCCCGGTCGGTCTGTGAGCCGAAAATTCAGCACTACCAGCCAGGGATGCACGTAGGTCGATTCATGCAGGCGCGCATCCAGGGTTTCGCCGTCGGCCGTCTCCAGCAGCCAGTCACCATCGGCCTGCCAAATCAGCGTCTGCACACCGCCCTCGCCGGTTCTGCCCGGTTGTTTACGCACCGCAATGACCAGGCTAACGGCAAGTACGATCGCAATGCCCAGTTTGATGATGAGGTGAATATCCAGCGGCAACAGTATGGCGATAGCGCCAAGATGCCCCACGGTTAGCAATGCAATGAGGATGCGGGAGGGTTTAGGGCTGAGCCTGAGCGGCGGCGCGGATTTTGTTGACGACATGAGCAGTGTCCGGATCTGCTGGCACGGTGCGCCCCATCAGATATTCGAGTAGCAGATTGTCATGACACTTTAGCAGATTCTCAAACTGGCTACGCTCGCGGCTGTCCAGTCCATCGAAGGCCTGATGCAGAAAGCCCTGCAACAGATCATCCAGTTCCAGCATGCCCCGCCGGCATTGCCAGTGGATGCGATTTCTTTCCTGCCGCAGCCGCTCGGAAGGTGTCGTGTGGTGAGATGCCGGCATGACGGTCGCGGTGATCAGATTAAATGCTTGAGCATCATTTTTTTGATATTGCCGATGGCCTTGGTCGGATTCAATCCCTTGGGACAGACATCTACGCAATTCATAATGCCATGACAACGGAACAGGCGATAAGGGCCTTCAAGTTCTTCCAGGCGCTCGGCCGTGGCCTGATCCCGGTTGTCGGCCAGAAAACGCCAGGCCTGCAACAGGGCGGCCGGGCCGCGGAATTTGTCCGGATTCCACCAGAACGAGGGGCACGAGGTCGAGCAGGCGCCGCACAAGATGCACTCGTACAGCCCGTCCAGCCGATCGCGCTGCTCCGGCGTTTGTAGATACTCCGTTTCCGGTTCGGGATCATGCACCGTCAGCCACGGCTTGACGGCGCGGTACTGGTGATAGAACTGCCGCATGTCCACCACCAGGTCACGAATCACCGGCAGGCCGGGCACCGGCCGCACCTCAACGGGTTCCTTCAGCGACTTCAGTGGCGTGATGCAGGCCAGTCCGTTGCGACCGTTAATATTCATCGCATCCGACCCACACACCCCCTCGCCGCAGGAACGGCGGAAACTCAAACTGTCATCCACTTCCTTGATGCGAAACAGCGCATCCAGCAACATCGCGCCGGACTCAAAACCTTCCACCGTGTATTCCTGCATACGCGGTTTTTTGTCGACCTCAGGGTTGTAACGGTGGATCAGAAATCGCATAGCCTTTTCCTATTCCCCTTTCCTATAGCTCTTTGCTGTAGCTTTTTGCTCTACAAAACACGATAAAAAACCCCATAAAATTCTCCACTACCCAATACGACGTATTCAGTACACGCGCGGCTTGGGTGGGAAGGAATCGACCGTCATCGGTTTGGTGCGCACCGGCTTATAGTCAATATGGCCGTCGCTGTGATACAGGCTGTGTTTCATCCAGCGCTCGTCATCCCGCTCCGGGTAGTCCACCCGCGAATGCGCGCCGCGACTTTCCTGGCGCGCCAGTGCGCACTCTATGGTGGCAAGGCCCAGCGCCATGAGATTTTCCAGCTCCAGCGCCTCGATGCGGGCGGTGTTAAACACCTTGCTCTGGTCCCGCAGCCGCGCATCCTCTACCCGCGCCACCAGCGCCCTGATTTTTTCCACACCCTCGACGAGCACCTCCTCGGTGCGGAACACACCGCAATACTTTTCCATCTCTGCCTGCAGTTCACCGCGCAGCTTGTCGACGGACTCACCCTCACCTTCCTGTGCCCAGCGGGCAATACGGCTGATGGCCTTGTCGACACTGGTCTCATCCAGCGGTCGGTGATAACGGTTTTCCTTGAGGTAGTCGATGATATGATTCCCGGCCGCGCGGCCAAATACCACGATATCCAGCAGTGAATTACCGCCCAGGCGATTGGCGCCATGCACCGAGACACAGGCGCACTCACCCACCGCATAGAGTCCGGGAATGGGCTCCTCGGCGCTCTGCGCCATCGGCACCACCACCTGCCCATAACGGTTAGTGGGAATACCGCCCATGGTGTAATGGGCGGTAGGGAAAACCGGTATCGCCGAATCAATGGGGTCCACGTGCGCGAAAGTCATCGCCATATCCCGAATGCCCGGCAGGCGTTTTTTGATAACCTCTTCACCGAGATGGTCCAGCTTGAGCAGCACGTGGTCGGCACGAGGCCCACAGCCGCGTCCTTCCCGCACCTCAATGGCGATGGCGCGACTCACCACATCACGGCTGGCCAGGTCTTTGGCATGGGGCGCGTAGCGTTCCATAAAACGCTCACCGGTGTTGTTCACCAGATAACCGCCCTCGCCACGCACGCCTTCGGTGATCAACATGCCCTTGCCGGCGATGCCGGTGGGATGAAACTGAAAAAACTCCATGTCCTGCACCGGGATACCCGCGCGTAACGCCATGGCAATGCCATCACCGGTATTGATGCGCGCATTGGTATTGTTGCGAAACAGCTGGCCCACCCCGCCGGTCGCCAGCAGGGTGGTCTTTGCCTCGATGATCAGCGGCTCACCGGTTTCGATGCACAGCACCATGGCGCCGAGGATATAACCGGCCTCGTCCTTGAGCAGGTCGATGGCAAAATATTCATCGAAGAAATGGGTTTTCGCGCGGATGTTCTGCTGATACAGGCTGTGCAGAATCGCGTGCCCGGTACGGTCTGCGGCGGCACAGGTGCGCGCCGCCTGTTCACCACCAAAATTCTGGCTCTGGCCACCAAACGGCCGCTGATAGATTTTGCCATTGGCCAGACGGGAAAATGGTACGCCGGCGTGTTCCAGCTCAATCACCAGATGCGAGGCGGCGCGACACATGTATTCGATGGCATCCTGATCACCGAGATAATCACTGCCCTTCACCGTGTCGTACATATGCCAATGCCAGTTGTCCGGCATCACATTGCCCAGCGCGGCATTCATGCCGCCTTGGGCCGCCACGGTGTGCGAGCGGGTGGGAAACACCTTCGACACCACCGCCACCTTACTCTCGGCCTCGGCCATCTGCAGCGCCGCACGCAGGCCACCCCCCCCCGCACCGATCACCAGGGTATCAAACTTGCGCCGTTCGATATTCATGCTGCCTGTTCCCCTCTCATAGCGCCCACTAACTGTTCCCCACGGCCAATAAAATGCGCAAGGTCCACAGCCCGAGGATCATCAAACTCAAGGCGAAGCCGATTAATAGCACGTACCGCAGCCCGACCGATTTCACGTAATCCATCACCACATCACGGCCGCCGATCCAGCCGTGCATCAGTAGCGAGAGAATGAATAACAGCAAGGCAATATTGGCCGCCGGGTGTGACACCCACCGCCGCCAGGCCTCGAAGTTGATCGGCTCGCCACCCCAGAGCACGGCAAACACGACCAGGAAAAAAACGATATACAACGCCGTCAGTCGCTGGGTCAGCCAGGAGCGCAAACCGGAAGAAGCGCGCCAACTCAAAATAGCAGCCCTGCACTGAACGCGGCGATCAGCGCCGCCGCCATATGCACCAGCCAGGCCGTCTGGCGGGCCACCGCCCGTTCCACGCCGATGTCAAAGTCCAGAATCAAAAACCGCAGTCCGGCCAGCAGATGGTGCGCGAAGATCCAGCACAGGCCAACAGCCACTAATTTTGCAGGGATACTGTTGAGCAGACCCGCCACCTGGTCAAAACCGGCCTGGTCACGCAGCGATAAATTCAATAGATAGACGAGGCCAGGCAACAGGAGCACCATGGCGATACCGGACAGGCGGTGGAAAATCGACAATACCGCGGTAACGGGCTGACGTATTTTCAACAGATTCAGGTAAATCGGTCTGTTATCCAGGGCACTCATTACTCACCACTCAACTCACCACTCATACACCACGTTAAAACGGCATTCGCCAGGCCCCGCACAGGCAGCTAGCCGTTAACACTATCCACCATTCGATATTACTACCTTAATCAATATTGGCTATCATTAACAGATTGTTTTTACTCCGCATACTTCACTCAAGGTCGATGAAAAATTATGACTCACGCAGACTGGAAAGCCTTTCTCACTGCCCAGGGCGCCCATTGGGATGACGCACACGTAACACATTTTGGCGATACCCCGGACAATGCGTGCGCTGAAAAACGTGCAGCCCTGGCCGCCCTGGGTGAGGGCGACACGCACATCCTGTGCGACCTTTCCCACTATGCCCTGCTCAGCGCCCATGGCGCCGATGCCAGCGGTTTTCTGCAAAACCAGTTCTGCAATGATGTCCGGAAAGTCTCACCGTTACAAAGCCAACTCAACGCCTATTGCACGCCCAAGGGGCGCATCCTGGCCTTTTTCCGTCTGTTCCAGCGTGATGATTGTTATTACTTGCGGTTACCCCGGGAAATTCTTGAACCCACCCTCAAGCGGCTGCGCATGTTTGTGATGATGAGCAAGGTCACCCTGGAGGATGCCAGCGACACATTGCTGCGCATCGGTTTTGCCGGCCCGCAGGCGGCCCGGCGGCTGGCCAGCCGTGTCGCGACCGTGCCCGCCGCCACCGATGCGGTGACCCAGAGCGATGGGCTCACGATCATCTGTGTTCAGGCCGGCACCCGCTATGAGATCGTCGGCGAGTTTCCGGCGCTCAGCGCGCTGTGGACGCAACTGTCCGCCGGGGCAATGCCCGTCGGCGAGAGGAGCTGGACGCTACAGGACATTCACGCCGCCATACCCGAGATCGTCAGCGAGACCCAGGAGGCCTTCGTGCCGCAGATGATCAACCTGCAAGGCATCAACGCGCTGAGTTTCAAGAAGGGCTGTTATCCCGGGCAGGAGATCGTCGCCCGCATGCACTATCTAGGCAAACTGAAACGCCGCATGTACCTCGCCCACACGGATGATGAGGCCACGATCGCCCCCGGCGAGACCCTGTTTGCCGAAGGCTCGGACTCCGGCCAGGGGGTGGGCAAGGTGGTTCGCGCCCAGAGCAACCCCGATGGCGGCACGGATTTGCTGGCGGTCATCGAAATCAGCAGCGCCGAGCAGCGACAATTGCGGCTAAAAAATGTCGACGGCCCCCTACTGAAATTGCTCGAGCTGCCGTATATGTTGGAGGAAAAACAATAACCACGATCTCCCCATCCTGAGACGCAGGGGGCATCGTCACAGGAAAGGCTAAAAGATGAGCGCGGAGCAATTGATTGCAGATATACTGGCCGATCTGCGGGCCAATCGACTGAGGCTGCCCACCCTGCCCCAGGTCGCGTTGAAAATTAATGATGTCATCGACAGCCCCAATGCCACCGCCAAAACCATCGCCAAGGTCATCAGCACCGATGCCGCGCTCTCGGCGCGCATGATACAGGTGGCCAACAGCCCCCTGGTGCGGGCGGCCTCGCCGGTCGAAAACGTCCAGGCCGCCATCACCCGCATGGGCATCAGCGTGGTGCGAAATATCGTCACCTCCTTCATGGTGAACCAGCTGTTCCACAGCAAACACGATGCACTCAAGAAACGCATCGCCACATTATGGAATCACAGCGCTCATGTGGCCGCCATCAGCCACGTCCTCGCCAACCGCTTCACCCAGCTCAAGCCCGACGACGCCATGCTCGCCGGCCTGATTCACGACATCGGCAAACTCCCGCTGATCACCAAGGCGGAAAACGACCCCGAGCTGGCCAACGACGCCGCGGCACTGGATATCCTCGATAGCAAACTGCACACCGTGCTCGGCAAGGTGATCGTGCAAACCTGGCACTTTGCCCCTGAGCTGATCACCGCCGTCGCCGAACACGAAAACCTCACCCGGGACAGTGCGCAAGTGGATATCGCCGACGTGGTCACCATCGCCAATCTATTGAGTTACGCCGGAAAAAGCCACCACGTAACCCGCGTCGACTGGACCACCGTGCCCGCCTTCAAAAAGCTCGGCATCAGCCCGGAGGACAGTATCGCCACCCTCGAAGAGGCGCGCGACGAGATTGCCGAGATCATCAAACTGCTGACCGGCTGACGGCAGAACAGACGATGGATCAACCAACCGTATCACCGCATGTGAGTCAGGGCAGGGATCGAATAAACCGCATACCGTACATCCTCCGGTCATAAGATAGTGTCGAAAAAAATCCACACACCTGCCAGGGATGATAGCAAGGCGCTTGCGCCTGTCTCCACCGATACTGATGCGACGATCGCGCAGTCAGTTGATGAGCACGAGGCCTATCTCGCCAGCGCGCTGAACACTATCGCCTACGGCGTTGTCATCATTGAGGCGAACGGAACGATACTCAGTTTTAATCACGCCGCCGAAACCATGTTTGGCTACACCGCGGAAGAGGTGACTGGCTGGGATATCCGCCAGTTGATTCCCACCATCTGCACAAGCCGGCACGATGATTTTCTGCAATGCTATCTGCAATCCGGCATACAACACGTGCTGGGCATAGGCCGGGAGGTAGAAGGCAAACGTAAGAATGAAAACCGCTTTCCCCTCAATCTCTCGGTAGCGGAGTTACCGGGATTCAACGCAGACACTAACTGTAAACAGCGCCTCATTGCCACCTGCGCCGATTTGAGTCGCATGAAACAGCATGACGAACAACTCCAGCGCCATCAAAAAATGGACGCCCTGGGCACACTCACCGGCGGCATTGCGCACGACTACAACAACATGCTGGGCATTATTCTGGGCTACACGGATCTGCTGGAGACCGTTGCCGACAAGAAGCCAACGGTGGAAGAGTACATCAAACATATACGCCACGCCGCCCAGCGTGGTGCATCCCTCACCAACAAATTACTGGACTTTTCACGGCAGAAAAACGCCGACACCACGGTGCTGGATATCAACACCCTGTTGCGCAACCATCAACTGATGCTGGAGAAAATCCTCACTATTCGCATCCAGCTTAAATACGACCTGGAGCAGGGTTTATGGCCGGTGGCGCTGGACAGCGGCGAGCTCGAAGACGCCATCATCAATCTCAGCATCAACGCCATGCACGCCATGGGTAAGGGTGGAAAACTGACCATCCAGACCCGAAACCTGCAATGTGATTCGGAAGAGGCCGAGTCGCTGGGGATTTTCCCGGGACGATATGTATCGCTCAGCCTCACCGATACCGGTTGCGGCATGGATAAGGCCACGCAGGCAAAAATATTCGACCCCTTCTACACCACCAAGGGGACCAAAGGCACCGGTCTGGGGCTGAGCCAGGTGTACGGATTTGTCGAACGCAGCCTCGGCACGATCAAGGTCTCATCGGAACCGGGGCACGGCACACGCTTTACCTTTTACTTTCCGCAAAGCCAACAACAGGCCAGCCCGTCCCAGGCAGCGGCGAGCAGCAGAGATCTGGACCTGCGCGGCACCGAAACCATTCTGGTGGTGGATGACGAACCCGAATTGCAGCGGATTACCGCACAGATCCTCAGCGAACAGGGTTACCGTGTATTGACGGCCTGCGATGGCATCCAGGCGTTAGCGGTGCTGAAACAGACACACATCGATCTATTGATCAGCGATGTCATCATGCCCAACATGGACGGCTATCAGCTAGCCGCCCGGGCCCAGCAAGAGTTTCCCGAGCTGAAGATACAGATGGTCAGCGGCTTCTCAGGCGATCGCCAGGACAGCGTCAAAGACGAATCACTACTGCGTAACATGCTCTACAAACCCTATGCCGGGCGGACACTGCTGGTACGCATACGCCAACTGTTGGACAGGAGGGGCGCGTAGATTAAGAAGGACGCGCCTGCCACCGCGGATGGTGACCCACCAACAAACCGGCCGATCCGCAACCGCACACCTTATTCCACTAAAAGGCCCACTCCAGCCCCACCTCCATCCCGCCCCGCCATGCCTGCAACGACATCTGTGGCAACGGGCCCTGACCCTCCACAAAGGCGTCATTGACGACGGCCGCAATAAAATGCCCCAGGGCGGCGCCGGCCAACACATCGGAGGGATAGTGCATCCCCGCCTCCACGCGCGCCCAGCTGGTACCCACGCCCAGTGACACAAAGCCCACATCCAGTACGCGCGTCGTCATGGGGCCGAATCCGGACACCGCCACATTGCGGCGCGCCAGCGTGCCTGCCGCAAATGCCGCCGAGGTGTGGCCCGAAGGGAAACTGCGGTTATTGGCCCCATTAGGGCGACGACGTTCCACGCTGCGCTTGAACACCGTGGTCACACTCTCGGTGGCAAAGTAGGCACCCAACTGCAATCCCATACCCTTGAGCTTGCCGGTCACGGCCGTGGTGGCATCAGGGCCATTGGGCGTCAACAACGCGGTGGCGATGGCCCCGTATTTGGCGCCGTCACGCAGATCGTCACTGGCCTCCAACGCGGCGTCCTGACTACCGAAGACAGGGTGATGATCCTGAGCCCAGTCACTGACCGTTTTGTCCCAGTCGGTGGCACTGAACACAATCGCACCGGCGGCCGGGGCCCAGGTCTGCGGATCACGCGCGGCCGTTGCCGCGGCGCGGCCGATGCGTTGCCAGGACGGGAACAGGGTCGCCTGCGACCCCCAGGCCGGCTGGCCCTGCACGGGCTGACTGGGCGAGCCGGCACAACCGCCGAGTGCGGCACAGGCCATCACCGCCCACAGCAGTCTGGGCGGCCATCGAAAAATGGATTCTGAATATACTTTCATATTTTCCACCCAGACCCGCATCCTGTGTGCAATGCCATGATTACCTTCGGCTATCACTGAAAAATGTGACGAATATCGGCAGCACCTGCCAGGCCAATCCATGACAACGTCCCTGTCAGCAGGTATCTGCCCGGTCATCCATTATGTTGCGACGACAGTGTTGCGACGAGACAAAAGTGCAAACGCGTCGGCAAGAAAATGTACCGAACTGTGTGCTGCCGCAAGGTTTTGCGTGTCAACAGCCCTCACAATATTTTCCGTTTTCGGGATACTTTTCGTCATACTTTTCGTTATACAAATCACACTGATATAGGCGCAACGGATATGCATTTACCCCTTAATTGTAGTGGTATTTATATATTTGTGATTTAGTTCTTACTATTGATGATTTAGTTCTAGACATCCAAAAATTGCAGGCCTAGTCTTGAGGCTATTAAACCTGAATCCGTGGCTTAACCGCGGATCCAGGTTAAAGTTAGGGGGTGTACGCAATGATTATTCACGGAAGGTGCAGAGCGCCAAACAGCCAGCGGTTGTATAACTGCTTATTGATATTACTGCTGGTTGTTTTCGCTACAACCACGAGCTGTTCATCCGGCACGGATGACGGCACCACAACACCCTTGCCCGAGGTGACACCCGCACCCACTCCCACACCGGTCATCCCCTCCGTACCCAGAACCCCTGTCAATGCCACTGCCGTGGTGATCGCGGATGCAGGTAAAGTTATTGAGATCGGCGCGGGCCAACCGGTCACCCTGGATGGCAGCCGCTCCAGCACCTCATCCGCCGATCCGCTGAGCTTCGCCTGGTCCTTCACCGCCAGCCCCGCCGGCAGCACGGCGCAGCTGCAGGGCGCCACCACCGCCAACCCCAGCTTTACACCCGACGTCACCGGCACCTACCGGGTGCAACTGGTGGTCACTGCCAGCGGCATTTCCAGTCAGCGGGTCATCGCGATTGTCGAGGCCGGTCGCGTGAGCGGGCCTTACCACGGCGGCCTGTCACTCAACTGTGTGGGCTGCCATAACGACGTAAATAGCCAGACCAGCCCGATTGCCGACAAAGCGGCGGACCACATCGCCACCGGCAATGTGTGCCAGGCCTGTCACTCCACGCTGCGTAACGGTTTTGCCATCGTGCCCTTTGTCGACCATCAGGAGGTGTTCGGCAGCTGTAGCGAATGCCATAACGGCACTATTGCCACCGGCAAGTCGATCTGGCACACCCCAACGGACGCCGAGTGCGATGACTGCCATACCACCACCGCCTTCCTGGAACTGGAGCCGGACGGCAGCTTTGACCATACCGGTATTACCAGGGTCTGTAGCACCTGTCACTACGGCACTATCGCCACGGGCAAGGATGCCGACCACATCGCGACCGACAAGGAGTGTTCCTACTGTCACACCGTGAACGGCTTTTTACCGGCCATCTTCGACCACAGCACTCTCGCGCCGGATGTGCGCTGTGACAGTTGCCACATTGATGGCAGCAGCATGAACACCGGTAAAGACGATGCCGTGCCGACCCATGCCGTGACCACCGTCGATTGTGTCATCTGCCATAACACGCTCAGCTTCGATCTCGGCGGTACATTCAATCACGCCGTCATCGACTCGGTGACGCAGGCCTGTGAGTCCTGCCATAACGGCACCAATGCAACGGGTAAAGACGCGGCACCGGCACCGGGACATCTTGCTACCACTACCGATTGCGCGATGTGTCATAACACCGTCAGCTTCACCGGCGCGTTCGTTGATCATTCCGGGCCGGATGTGGTGGGCAACCGCTGCGACTCCTGTCACGGCATCACCGCCGTCGGCCTGTCCCTCAATCACATCCCCACCAACGGAGATGATTGCGCGGCGTGCCATACCCCGGGCACCTTCACCAGCGGCACCTTTGATCATGCCGCTGTCGTGACTCGCTGTGACTCCTGCCACAATAATGTGAACAGCATCGGCAAGCTCATCGATCACCTGCCCACCGATCAGGATTGCATCCTCTGCCACAACACCACGGCCTTTGCCGACGCCATCTTTGATCACACCGGCATCGTCAACGGCTGCGCCAGCTGCCATGACGGCGTGATCAGCACCGGCAAGGATGCGAATCACCTGCCGACCACCGACGATTGCTCGGTCTGTCACCTCAGCACGGACAGCTTCGTAGGCGCAAGCTATGACCACGCGGGAGTAACCGGGAATTGCGTGTCCTGTCATGACGGCGTGATCAGCACCGGCAAGACAGTCGACCACATCCCCACCGTGGAGGATTGCAGTGTGTGTCACGCCGACACCACCACGGGTGGATTTATCACCTCCACGTTTACTCACGACGGCATCACCCGCGGCTGCGAAGGTTGCCACAACGGCAACTTCCCCTCCGCACCCGCCAAGGCCGACCCCCATGTGCCGACCGGGCAGGACTGCTATCTGTGCCATACCACCGATGTGTTCACCGGTGCCACGACTTTTGCCCACACCGGCATCACGGCGAACTGCAGCTCCTGTCACGATGGTAGCTTTGTAACGATGGGGGCCCGTGGCAAGGCCGATGCGCCAGCC encodes:
- a CDS encoding protein YgfX; translation: MSSTKSAPPLRLSPKPSRILIALLTVGHLGAIAILLPLDIHLIIKLGIAIVLAVSLVIAVRKQPGRTGEGGVQTLIWQADGDWLLETADGETLDARLHESTYVHPWLVVLNFRLTDRPGLLSFTLAPDALDKETFRALRVRLKVEGDSQQ
- a CDS encoding succinate dehydrogenase assembly factor 2, with amino-acid sequence MPASHHTTPSERLRQERNRIHWQCRRGMLELDDLLQGFLHQAFDGLDSRERSQFENLLKCHDNLLLEYLMGRTVPADPDTAHVVNKIRAAAQAQP
- a CDS encoding succinate dehydrogenase iron-sulfur subunit; amino-acid sequence: MRFLIHRYNPEVDKKPRMQEYTVEGFESGAMLLDALFRIKEVDDSLSFRRSCGEGVCGSDAMNINGRNGLACITPLKSLKEPVEVRPVPGLPVIRDLVVDMRQFYHQYRAVKPWLTVHDPEPETEYLQTPEQRDRLDGLYECILCGACSTSCPSFWWNPDKFRGPAALLQAWRFLADNRDQATAERLEELEGPYRLFRCHGIMNCVDVCPKGLNPTKAIGNIKKMMLKHLI
- the sdhA gene encoding succinate dehydrogenase flavoprotein subunit, whose protein sequence is MNIERRKFDTLVIGAGGGGLRAALQMAEAESKVAVVSKVFPTRSHTVAAQGGMNAALGNVMPDNWHWHMYDTVKGSDYLGDQDAIEYMCRAASHLVIELEHAGVPFSRLANGKIYQRPFGGQSQNFGGEQAARTCAAADRTGHAILHSLYQQNIRAKTHFFDEYFAIDLLKDEAGYILGAMVLCIETGEPLIIEAKTTLLATGGVGQLFRNNTNARINTGDGIAMALRAGIPVQDMEFFQFHPTGIAGKGMLITEGVRGEGGYLVNNTGERFMERYAPHAKDLASRDVVSRAIAIEVREGRGCGPRADHVLLKLDHLGEEVIKKRLPGIRDMAMTFAHVDPIDSAIPVFPTAHYTMGGIPTNRYGQVVVPMAQSAEEPIPGLYAVGECACVSVHGANRLGGNSLLDIVVFGRAAGNHIIDYLKENRYHRPLDETSVDKAISRIARWAQEGEGESVDKLRGELQAEMEKYCGVFRTEEVLVEGVEKIRALVARVEDARLRDQSKVFNTARIEALELENLMALGLATIECALARQESRGAHSRVDYPERDDERWMKHSLYHSDGHIDYKPVRTKPMTVDSFPPKPRVY
- the sdhD gene encoding succinate dehydrogenase, hydrophobic membrane anchor protein produces the protein MSWRASSGLRSWLTQRLTALYIVFFLVVFAVLWGGEPINFEAWRRWVSHPAANIALLLFILSLLMHGWIGGRDVVMDYVKSVGLRYVLLIGFALSLMILGLWTLRILLAVGNS
- the sdhC gene encoding succinate dehydrogenase, cytochrome b556 subunit, translated to MSALDNRPIYLNLLKIRQPVTAVLSIFHRLSGIAMVLLLPGLVYLLNLSLRDQAGFDQVAGLLNSIPAKLVAVGLCWIFAHHLLAGLRFLILDFDIGVERAVARQTAWLVHMAAALIAAFSAGLLF
- a CDS encoding folate-binding protein, yielding MTHADWKAFLTAQGAHWDDAHVTHFGDTPDNACAEKRAALAALGEGDTHILCDLSHYALLSAHGADASGFLQNQFCNDVRKVSPLQSQLNAYCTPKGRILAFFRLFQRDDCYYLRLPREILEPTLKRLRMFVMMSKVTLEDASDTLLRIGFAGPQAARRLASRVATVPAATDAVTQSDGLTIICVQAGTRYEIVGEFPALSALWTQLSAGAMPVGERSWTLQDIHAAIPEIVSETQEAFVPQMINLQGINALSFKKGCYPGQEIVARMHYLGKLKRRMYLAHTDDEATIAPGETLFAEGSDSGQGVGKVVRAQSNPDGGTDLLAVIEISSAEQRQLRLKNVDGPLLKLLELPYMLEEKQ
- a CDS encoding HDOD domain-containing protein, with product MSAEQLIADILADLRANRLRLPTLPQVALKINDVIDSPNATAKTIAKVISTDAALSARMIQVANSPLVRAASPVENVQAAITRMGISVVRNIVTSFMVNQLFHSKHDALKKRIATLWNHSAHVAAISHVLANRFTQLKPDDAMLAGLIHDIGKLPLITKAENDPELANDAAALDILDSKLHTVLGKVIVQTWHFAPELITAVAEHENLTRDSAQVDIADVVTIANLLSYAGKSHHVTRVDWTTVPAFKKLGISPEDSIATLEEARDEIAEIIKLLTG
- a CDS encoding ATP-binding protein; this translates as MSKKIHTPARDDSKALAPVSTDTDATIAQSVDEHEAYLASALNTIAYGVVIIEANGTILSFNHAAETMFGYTAEEVTGWDIRQLIPTICTSRHDDFLQCYLQSGIQHVLGIGREVEGKRKNENRFPLNLSVAELPGFNADTNCKQRLIATCADLSRMKQHDEQLQRHQKMDALGTLTGGIAHDYNNMLGIILGYTDLLETVADKKPTVEEYIKHIRHAAQRGASLTNKLLDFSRQKNADTTVLDINTLLRNHQLMLEKILTIRIQLKYDLEQGLWPVALDSGELEDAIINLSINAMHAMGKGGKLTIQTRNLQCDSEEAESLGIFPGRYVSLSLTDTGCGMDKATQAKIFDPFYTTKGTKGTGLGLSQVYGFVERSLGTIKVSSEPGHGTRFTFYFPQSQQQASPSQAAASSRDLDLRGTETILVVDDEPELQRITAQILSEQGYRVLTACDGIQALAVLKQTHIDLLISDVIMPNMDGYQLAARAQQEFPELKIQMVSGFSGDRQDSVKDESLLRNMLYKPYAGRTLLVRIRQLLDRRGA
- a CDS encoding phosphatase PAP2 family protein — its product is MKVYSESIFRWPPRLLWAVMACAALGGCAGSPSQPVQGQPAWGSQATLFPSWQRIGRAAATAARDPQTWAPAAGAIVFSATDWDKTVSDWAQDHHPVFGSQDAALEASDDLRDGAKYGAIATALLTPNGPDATTAVTGKLKGMGLQLGAYFATESVTTVFKRSVERRRPNGANNRSFPSGHTSAAFAAGTLARRNVAVSGFGPMTTRVLDVGFVSLGVGTSWARVEAGMHYPSDVLAGAALGHFIAAVVNDAFVEGQGPLPQMSLQAWRGGMEVGLEWAF